A portion of the Simkania negevensis Z genome contains these proteins:
- a CDS encoding S49 family peptidase: MNITRESIFISAFRTFCNSLAGMFGILVGLIIIGVLFIFASKPAMVSDKTTMIIAADADGNRSLLPDSSPAILRINIHGEIGTRDLNAKLLQTQLLDSREGALKHNRVKGILLHINSPGGTVDDANNMYMSLVAYKEKYKVPIYAYVDGMCASGAMYIACSADKILSNPTGIVGSVGVIMGPNFNVSGLMEKYGVSQVTLTQGKDKDMLSPYRPWKPGEDDSLKAILAYDYERFTDIVSKNRPRINKQKLINEYGAQVFDPPKAQELGYIDDGDSSYSSALSELVTQAKIDTAYQVVELKVPHPILSDLIEGQSPLFSGKIKHEIQLTPALKSEWMNRPLYLYSPALTTN; the protein is encoded by the coding sequence ATGAACATTACACGTGAATCGATTTTTATTTCTGCTTTCCGAACATTTTGCAACTCCCTTGCAGGAATGTTTGGCATTTTAGTCGGTCTCATCATTATCGGAGTTCTCTTTATATTTGCTTCTAAACCCGCAATGGTTTCTGACAAAACAACAATGATCATTGCCGCAGATGCTGATGGAAATCGCTCACTCCTACCAGACTCCTCTCCTGCAATTTTACGCATCAACATTCACGGAGAAATTGGAACACGGGATCTAAACGCCAAACTTCTTCAGACACAACTCCTGGACTCTCGTGAAGGAGCATTGAAACACAACCGTGTTAAAGGAATTCTTTTGCACATCAATAGTCCTGGTGGAACAGTCGACGATGCTAACAACATGTACATGTCCTTAGTTGCATACAAAGAAAAGTATAAAGTCCCCATTTATGCTTATGTCGATGGAATGTGTGCATCAGGTGCGATGTATATCGCTTGTAGCGCCGACAAAATTCTTTCTAACCCTACAGGAATCGTGGGTTCCGTTGGGGTGATCATGGGACCAAACTTCAATGTTTCAGGACTCATGGAAAAATATGGCGTTTCTCAGGTGACCCTCACCCAAGGGAAAGATAAAGATATGCTCTCTCCTTACCGCCCATGGAAACCCGGTGAAGATGATTCACTTAAAGCTATTTTAGCATACGATTACGAGCGCTTTACCGACATTGTTTCCAAAAACCGCCCTAGAATCAATAAACAAAAATTGATCAATGAGTATGGCGCGCAAGTGTTTGACCCACCTAAGGCTCAAGAACTTGGATATATTGACGACGGCGACTCCTCTTATAGCTCTGCCCTTTCAGAACTCGTGACCCAAGCAAAAATTGACACCGCCTATCAAGTCGTTGAACTTAAAGTTCCTCATCCGATATTATCGGATCTTATTGAAGGTCAATCACCTCTCTTTTCAGGAAAAATTAAGCACGAAATTCAACTCACCCCAGCTTTAAAATCAGAATGGATGAATCGTCCCTTGTATCTTTACTCCCCGGCTTTGACAACCAATTAG
- the polA gene encoding DNA polymerase I — protein sequence MDESSLVSLLPGFDNQLVKMKNIYLLDAVSFLFRSYYAIRNMTNKRGESTGALYGFIRSVQKIIKDFGPEHLVAIFDGPNNKQSRTQMYEHYKSNRTGMPEDLVPQLELALEFCKLAGIPCLSEEGVEADDLIGAVAKWAEKNHAKVFICSSDKDLAQLVSDQVFMIHTHKDNLLIDRAKVEEIYGVKPEQIVDYLAIMGDASDNIPGIPGFGPKTAASLLQEYGTLEKLLASLDSMENQKWAEKIREHRDDALLSRQLAELILDVPFPKDEEAYKLKGPDLEPLTALYQDMNFSTLLKELGEEEPPESPQEQVDYQIVDDLESLDKLISHLATEKTIVFDTETTELQPMKARLVGIGFCIEKGKAWYIPTNGTLGLEIVLEKIRPLFENPKIGFVGHNIKYDLHILLNHGIALPKIAFDTMVASYLLNPQNNRHGLDQLSLEKFGKIKTPIKDLIGTGQKQKSMLDVPIKEVGPYCCEDVDYTFRLKKRFEAEIKEESLAPILYDIEQPLVPVLISMERTGMYLDSEKLKAMSGILIEKIARIEKEIYALAGEKFNIKSPKQLSEILFDKLQIPTGQKKRSTRADILESLQYEYPIASKILEFRGLEKLRSTYADTLPLQVNESTKRIHCTFMQTVTATGRLSCQDPNLQNIPIRSEEGRKIREAFRPDPENRRYLSADYSQIELRLLAHMSQDPKLIEAFQNDKDIHTSTAAAVFDVPIEEVTKEMRSQAKAVNFGIIYGQQAFGLSQELGMELKEASRFIKRYFEKYPQVKAFLEACKEKTRKTGMATTMMGRRRMIPEIHSTNGMIRAAAERLAVNTPLQGSQADIIKIAMIKLHDQLKDDPEVHMVLQIHDELIFELPEDQIDRVKPLVHHTMENIVQLSIPLRVNIEIGKNWGEC from the coding sequence ATGGATGAATCGTCCCTTGTATCTTTACTCCCCGGCTTTGACAACCAATTAGTGAAGATGAAAAACATCTACCTGCTCGATGCCGTTTCGTTTCTTTTCCGCTCTTATTACGCCATCCGAAACATGACGAATAAGCGGGGAGAATCGACCGGTGCCTTGTATGGTTTCATTCGTTCTGTTCAAAAAATTATCAAAGATTTCGGCCCTGAGCATCTCGTTGCCATTTTTGATGGACCAAACAACAAGCAATCTCGCACGCAAATGTACGAGCATTACAAAAGCAATCGAACAGGAATGCCTGAAGATCTCGTACCACAGCTTGAACTCGCTCTCGAATTCTGCAAATTGGCGGGGATTCCCTGCCTTTCTGAAGAAGGCGTTGAAGCCGATGATTTGATAGGAGCAGTTGCAAAGTGGGCAGAGAAAAACCATGCTAAAGTTTTCATCTGTTCGAGCGACAAAGATTTAGCCCAGCTCGTCTCTGACCAGGTCTTTATGATTCATACTCATAAGGACAATTTACTCATTGATCGGGCAAAAGTCGAAGAGATCTACGGAGTGAAACCAGAACAAATCGTCGACTATTTGGCTATTATGGGGGACGCCTCAGACAACATCCCAGGGATTCCTGGGTTTGGTCCTAAAACAGCAGCTTCCCTCCTTCAAGAATATGGAACCCTCGAGAAACTTCTCGCTAGTCTCGATAGCATGGAAAATCAAAAATGGGCAGAGAAAATCCGAGAACACAGAGATGATGCTCTCTTAAGTCGCCAACTCGCCGAACTCATTTTAGACGTTCCTTTCCCAAAAGACGAGGAAGCATACAAGTTGAAAGGCCCAGACCTCGAGCCACTCACTGCCTTGTACCAAGACATGAATTTTTCGACACTGCTCAAAGAACTTGGTGAAGAAGAACCCCCTGAGTCGCCGCAAGAGCAAGTAGACTACCAGATTGTCGATGATCTTGAGAGTCTAGACAAACTTATTTCACACCTTGCCACTGAAAAAACCATTGTCTTTGACACCGAAACAACAGAATTGCAGCCTATGAAAGCCCGCCTCGTCGGGATTGGCTTTTGCATTGAAAAAGGAAAGGCTTGGTACATCCCCACGAATGGAACCCTTGGGTTAGAGATAGTTTTAGAAAAAATTCGCCCTCTTTTTGAAAACCCCAAGATTGGATTTGTTGGCCACAACATCAAGTACGACTTACACATCCTTCTCAATCATGGAATTGCGCTTCCGAAAATTGCATTTGATACCATGGTTGCCTCTTACTTGCTCAATCCTCAAAACAACCGGCATGGACTCGATCAATTGAGTTTGGAAAAATTTGGAAAAATCAAGACTCCAATTAAAGATCTCATTGGAACGGGGCAAAAGCAAAAGTCGATGCTAGACGTTCCGATCAAAGAAGTGGGGCCTTATTGCTGCGAAGATGTCGATTACACCTTCCGTTTGAAAAAGCGATTTGAGGCAGAAATCAAAGAGGAGTCTTTAGCTCCCATTCTTTATGACATTGAGCAACCTCTAGTTCCAGTTCTCATTTCAATGGAACGCACAGGCATGTATCTCGATAGCGAAAAGCTCAAGGCAATGTCAGGGATATTAATAGAAAAAATCGCCCGCATCGAAAAAGAAATTTACGCCTTGGCTGGAGAAAAGTTCAACATCAAGTCTCCTAAACAACTCAGCGAAATTCTATTTGACAAGTTACAGATTCCTACAGGTCAGAAAAAACGGAGCACCCGTGCAGATATTCTCGAAAGTTTGCAATATGAGTACCCCATTGCCTCGAAAATTCTCGAATTTCGTGGCTTAGAAAAGTTGCGATCTACATACGCTGACACTCTTCCTCTACAAGTCAATGAGTCTACAAAACGGATTCATTGTACCTTTATGCAAACCGTGACCGCAACTGGACGCCTTTCTTGCCAAGACCCCAATTTACAAAATATCCCTATCCGTTCTGAAGAAGGGCGCAAAATTCGCGAAGCATTTCGCCCAGACCCCGAAAACCGGCGTTATCTCTCAGCAGACTACTCTCAGATTGAATTGCGCCTTCTCGCTCACATGAGTCAAGATCCTAAACTGATTGAAGCATTTCAAAACGACAAAGACATTCATACTTCAACCGCAGCTGCAGTTTTTGATGTTCCGATTGAAGAGGTCACCAAAGAAATGCGCTCTCAAGCTAAAGCTGTAAATTTCGGAATCATTTATGGCCAGCAGGCGTTTGGCCTGTCGCAAGAGCTTGGGATGGAGCTGAAAGAAGCTTCCCGATTTATTAAACGGTACTTTGAAAAATACCCTCAGGTGAAAGCCTTTCTCGAAGCTTGTAAAGAAAAAACACGTAAAACAGGGATGGCTACGACAATGATGGGGCGCAGGCGGATGATTCCCGAAATCCACAGCACCAATGGAATGATTCGTGCTGCTGCAGAGCGACTCGCCGTAAACACTCCGCTCCAAGGAAGCCAAGCCGACATCATCAAAATCGCTATGATCAAATTACATGACCAATTGAAAGACGATCCTGAAGTTCACATGGTTCTTCAGATTCACGACGAGCTCATTTTTGAACTTCCAGAAGATCAGATTGATCGGGTAAAGCCCCTTGTCCACCACACAATGGAAAACATCGTACAGCTCTCTATTCCCTTGAGGGTTAACATTGAAATTGGCAAAAATTGGGGAGAATGCTAA
- the coaE gene encoding dephospho-CoA kinase (Dephospho-CoA kinase (CoaE) performs the final step in coenzyme A biosynthesis.), giving the protein MLSLRKIAVTGGIASGKTTVCRLLKKHGAYQVSADDIIHQLLEKNAECKRRVIALLGPDILTDDKIDRKKVASLVFSDHEKLQQLENLLHPLLFTKIEEEYRKVEHDNRYCCFVAEVPLIQEIGKEKEFDLILAVIGDEKTAKERFIAAGFSKQEYDRRMKRQWDPEKKAELADFTITNDGDIAHLENQVKEFIHTLI; this is encoded by the coding sequence ATGCTAAGCTTAAGGAAAATAGCAGTAACTGGCGGCATTGCTTCAGGCAAAACCACAGTTTGTCGCCTTCTAAAAAAGCACGGAGCTTATCAGGTCAGTGCTGATGATATCATCCATCAGTTATTAGAAAAAAATGCAGAGTGCAAACGTCGTGTGATCGCCCTACTTGGCCCAGACATTTTGACAGATGACAAGATTGACCGAAAAAAAGTGGCCTCTTTAGTTTTTTCAGACCATGAAAAGCTTCAACAATTAGAAAACTTACTCCACCCTCTACTCTTTACCAAGATTGAGGAAGAGTACAGAAAGGTAGAACATGATAATCGCTACTGTTGCTTTGTTGCAGAAGTGCCTCTCATTCAAGAAATCGGCAAGGAAAAAGAGTTTGATCTTATCTTGGCCGTTATCGGCGATGAGAAAACAGCAAAAGAGCGTTTTATTGCAGCCGGCTTTTCCAAACAGGAATATGACAGACGCATGAAAAGACAATGGGATCCTGAAAAAAAAGCAGAGCTGGCAGATTTCACCATTACAAATGATGGGGATATTGCCCATCTAGAAAACCAAGTTAAAGAATTCATCCACACCTTGATTTAA
- the rho gene encoding transcription termination factor Rho, with the protein MNIEELNKYAKTIGLENLSQLTKSQMVFEIVKMKSSSPDETLVGEGVLEVLPDGFGFLRSPNYNYLPSAEDIYVSPAQIRRFDLKKGDTVYGTIRSPKEKEKYFALLKVDRINNHPPEKAKERIFFGNLTPLFPTERLVMETDKDKLSMRVLDLTAPIGKGQRALIVAPPKSGKTILMQNIANSIARNHPEVVLIVLGIDERPEEVTDMKRMVKGEVVSSTFDEPPERHIQVAEMVMEKARCLVEYGQDVVILLDSITRLARAYNTVQPHSGKILTGGVDAHSLHKPKRFFGAARNIEHGGSLTIIATALIETGSRMDEVIYEEFKGTGNMELVLDRRLAERRTFPAIDVVKSGTRKEELLYHPEELEKIYLLRQALADLTPLDAMNLLLNRLKKTNNNAEFLLSMKD; encoded by the coding sequence ATGAATATCGAAGAATTGAACAAGTATGCCAAAACAATTGGGCTTGAAAACCTCAGCCAGCTTACGAAATCTCAAATGGTTTTCGAAATCGTCAAAATGAAATCTTCCAGCCCGGACGAAACTCTTGTCGGTGAAGGTGTTTTAGAAGTTCTCCCTGATGGATTCGGATTTTTACGTTCCCCCAACTACAACTATCTTCCTTCTGCTGAAGATATCTATGTATCCCCTGCTCAAATTCGCCGTTTCGACCTGAAAAAGGGAGACACCGTTTATGGAACAATTCGCTCACCAAAAGAAAAAGAAAAGTACTTCGCCCTGCTCAAAGTTGACCGTATCAACAACCATCCCCCAGAAAAAGCAAAAGAACGGATCTTTTTTGGAAACTTAACTCCCCTTTTCCCAACAGAACGACTCGTGATGGAGACCGATAAGGACAAGCTCTCCATGCGTGTGCTTGACTTGACCGCTCCCATCGGAAAAGGTCAACGTGCTCTGATCGTCGCTCCCCCAAAGTCGGGAAAGACGATCCTCATGCAAAATATTGCCAACTCGATCGCAAGAAACCATCCAGAAGTTGTCTTGATTGTTTTAGGGATTGATGAACGTCCTGAGGAAGTCACAGACATGAAACGAATGGTGAAGGGAGAAGTGGTTTCTTCTACCTTTGACGAACCTCCAGAACGGCACATCCAAGTCGCAGAAATGGTCATGGAAAAGGCCCGCTGCCTTGTCGAATATGGGCAAGATGTCGTTATCCTTCTTGACTCGATCACCCGTTTAGCTCGTGCTTACAACACCGTCCAACCTCATTCTGGAAAAATCCTCACAGGAGGCGTCGATGCACATTCTCTTCATAAGCCAAAACGATTCTTCGGAGCAGCTCGTAATATTGAACATGGCGGCTCTCTAACAATCATTGCAACAGCCTTGATTGAAACTGGATCGCGGATGGATGAAGTCATTTACGAGGAATTCAAAGGAACCGGTAACATGGAACTGGTTCTCGATAGGCGTCTCGCGGAAAGACGAACTTTCCCTGCAATTGACGTTGTGAAGAGTGGAACACGTAAAGAAGAACTCCTTTATCATCCGGAAGAACTTGAAAAAATTTATCTACTTCGTCAAGCTTTAGCAGATCTGACACCGTTAGATGCAATGAACCTGCTCTTGAACCGATTGAAGAAAACAAATAACAACGCGGAATTTCTTCTCTCGATGAAAGATTAA
- a CDS encoding glycosyltransferase family protein — protein sequence MAGKRNNKPKKLLLITSSGGGGHIQAANAKAVKALSEDPNLEIIQKDILIDWVGRRFGKCFVHLWNVSQKKGNLRMLSFLSKNIPVADILFWVLIFIKALRTILREDVDRIIDTQPVGTSATIKALKVASRFTGKKIKLEKVITELPTEKVLHFFKPIKGLSQADRNLLRLVSTTPLLSADQTPDAFWQKNCKLQESEVLYEDFPLRATFEVFRQKLDAPIERMNIEIKVKNYIEKFLIADTIKRGNLHAEIFRDKIAITIEPTDKVSTILLGSQPTEEATIKYVKSFIEMANKAGDRGFRHLLFVFCNHEAEHRNSLLRRVHDAIQKFTDYPQYLNIIPMCFQGDEVIAPLYYRSDATFTRSGGLTSMELMTVAQGQIWIHSEIKGTLDREKLGNGMPIWERGNAHYLQEKKGAQFITPETFADFCSSYFMPESASSSLA from the coding sequence ATGGCCGGAAAAAGAAATAATAAACCAAAAAAGCTACTACTGATTACCTCTTCGGGTGGTGGTGGCCATATTCAAGCTGCTAATGCAAAAGCTGTTAAAGCTCTTTCAGAAGACCCAAACCTCGAAATCATCCAAAAAGATATTCTGATTGATTGGGTCGGCCGCCGTTTTGGAAAGTGTTTTGTCCATTTATGGAATGTTTCCCAAAAGAAAGGAAACTTGAGAATGCTTAGCTTCCTTTCCAAAAACATTCCCGTTGCAGATATTCTTTTTTGGGTTCTCATTTTTATAAAAGCTTTGAGGACCATTCTTCGAGAAGATGTCGACCGGATCATTGATACACAACCTGTTGGAACCTCGGCAACTATCAAAGCACTCAAAGTTGCAAGCCGGTTCACAGGAAAAAAGATCAAGCTTGAAAAAGTGATTACCGAACTTCCAACTGAAAAAGTGCTACACTTTTTCAAACCCATCAAAGGGCTATCTCAAGCAGATCGTAATTTATTACGCCTCGTCTCTACAACGCCCCTTTTAAGTGCCGATCAAACACCTGATGCTTTTTGGCAGAAGAATTGTAAACTCCAAGAAAGTGAAGTTCTCTATGAAGACTTTCCACTTCGAGCCACCTTTGAAGTGTTTCGGCAAAAACTCGATGCTCCGATAGAAAGGATGAACATCGAAATTAAAGTAAAGAACTACATCGAAAAGTTCCTCATAGCTGACACGATCAAACGGGGAAATCTTCATGCAGAAATTTTCCGCGATAAAATTGCAATCACAATTGAACCGACTGATAAAGTCTCGACAATTCTTCTCGGAAGTCAGCCGACAGAAGAAGCAACAATTAAATATGTTAAGAGCTTTATCGAAATGGCTAACAAGGCTGGCGACCGTGGTTTTCGCCACTTACTCTTCGTCTTTTGTAACCACGAAGCAGAACACCGAAATAGCTTGCTCCGTCGTGTGCATGATGCAATCCAAAAATTCACCGATTATCCTCAATATCTCAACATCATTCCGATGTGCTTTCAAGGAGATGAAGTTATCGCTCCTCTCTATTACCGAAGTGATGCAACCTTCACTCGCTCAGGTGGGCTTACTTCTATGGAGCTGATGACTGTAGCCCAAGGGCAAATCTGGATTCACTCGGAAATTAAAGGAACTCTTGACCGAGAAAAACTAGGAAATGGGATGCCTATCTGGGAACGGGGCAATGCCCATTATTTGCAAGAAAAGAAAGGGGCGCAATTCATCACCCCTGAAACTTTTGCAGACTTTTGCAGTTCTTACTTCATGCCTGAGTCGGCTTCCTCTTCTTTAGCTTAA
- a CDS encoding type I phosphomannose isomerase catalytic subunit, which translates to MNTLYPLFFKPVYKDYLWGGRRILTEFNRNEPEGIYAESWEVSDRLDGMSLITNGPLKGKTLHDIVQSHPKALLGKVHLSGRFPLLLKLIDAHDNLSIQVHPDDKRAKTYGGEAKTEAWYVLDATEDAVIYAGFNAHYPQEIVDRNLATRDILSMMHTIPVEKGDMIFIPGGRLHAIGKGCFVLEIQQNSNTTYRVYDWDRVDSKGNPRELHLDQARQVIHYDDVVDPRLTPKLLEETSTYKQWNLLSASHFEVEKWTIRAEINWPRFDQFEILFFRAGTGILTWEGGTHLIEMGTTCLLPAELSSLTVETKEDLELLRFYIP; encoded by the coding sequence ATGAATACTCTTTATCCTCTATTTTTTAAGCCTGTTTACAAAGATTATCTCTGGGGCGGCAGGCGGATCCTCACCGAATTCAATCGCAATGAGCCAGAAGGTATCTACGCCGAGTCCTGGGAAGTTTCAGACCGTTTAGATGGAATGAGTCTCATCACTAATGGTCCCCTCAAGGGGAAAACCCTCCATGATATCGTTCAATCTCACCCCAAAGCCCTCCTCGGAAAAGTCCATCTTTCCGGCCGGTTTCCCCTTCTCCTCAAACTCATCGATGCCCATGATAACCTCAGCATCCAAGTCCATCCAGACGATAAGCGGGCAAAAACCTATGGAGGAGAGGCCAAGACCGAGGCCTGGTACGTTCTCGACGCCACTGAAGACGCGGTAATCTATGCTGGCTTCAACGCTCACTATCCCCAAGAAATCGTCGACAGAAACCTTGCCACTCGTGATATTCTATCGATGATGCACACAATCCCTGTCGAAAAAGGAGACATGATCTTCATTCCTGGAGGGCGCTTGCACGCTATTGGGAAAGGGTGCTTTGTTCTCGAAATTCAGCAAAACTCCAACACGACCTATCGGGTCTATGACTGGGATCGTGTCGATAGCAAAGGAAACCCCCGCGAACTTCACCTCGACCAAGCACGTCAAGTGATCCACTACGACGACGTTGTCGACCCTCGCTTAACCCCAAAGCTTCTTGAGGAGACCTCGACATACAAGCAATGGAATCTGCTTAGCGCATCACATTTCGAGGTAGAAAAATGGACCATTCGAGCTGAAATCAATTGGCCCCGTTTTGACCAATTTGAAATTCTCTTTTTCCGTGCTGGGACGGGTATCTTAACATGGGAAGGAGGAACTCATCTGATTGAAATGGGAACAACCTGTCTCCTTCCTGCAGAACTCAGCTCCCTGACAGTTGAGACCAAAGAGGATTTAGAACTCTTGCGTTTCTATATTCCTTAA